In Arthrobacter sp. PAMC25284, a single genomic region encodes these proteins:
- a CDS encoding NADH-quinone oxidoreductase subunit J, with the protein MFEAILFIVLTLVAIAAGVAVFRTDSMARATYALAVSFVAVGLMLLQFQLEYIGIITVLMMVMEMAIMAIFMVMFMGMNPALMPMDMVHNKKASAGIAAGVFLLLTAGILLVDWPARRGIPAPDLTASLGEAIMGSKMLVMLTVSPVLFATLVSALVLANPRGRYEPYPVGPTQPDMNDDGGSHQDGDSEDHNAGHEGHANHDAGGGQTQHGGHHQHPGGTR; encoded by the coding sequence TAGCCGCCGGCGTCGCCGTCTTCCGCACCGACTCGATGGCCCGGGCTACTTACGCCCTCGCGGTGTCCTTCGTGGCCGTCGGGCTCATGCTGCTGCAGTTCCAGCTTGAGTACATCGGCATCATCACCGTCCTGATGATGGTGATGGAGATGGCGATCATGGCGATCTTCATGGTCATGTTCATGGGCATGAACCCGGCGCTCATGCCCATGGACATGGTCCACAACAAAAAGGCTTCCGCCGGGATTGCCGCAGGAGTGTTCTTGCTGCTGACCGCCGGGATCCTGTTGGTGGACTGGCCGGCCCGGCGCGGCATCCCAGCCCCCGACCTCACCGCATCATTGGGCGAGGCCATTATGGGGTCAAAGATGCTGGTGATGCTCACCGTCAGCCCGGTGCTGTTCGCGACGCTGGTCTCCGCCCTGGTGCTCGCCAACCCCCGCGGCCGCTACGAGCCCTACCCGGTGGGGCCCACGCAACCGGATATGAACGACGACGGCGGCAGTCACCAGGACGGGGACAGCGAAGACCACAACGCCGGTCACGAGGGCCATGCGAACCACGACGCTGGCGGCGGGCAGACCCAGCATGGCGGCCATCACCAGCATCCGGGAGGTACCCGCTGA
- a CDS encoding NADH-quinone oxidoreductase subunit K, whose amino-acid sequence MTLEMVLIAAAGLFSVGLYGALSQQVVVMVMMGLELMLNGVILAAAGFWWFLAPVPDGQVLLLVVIAAMTVEMAMGFAVATLLHRARNTDMTEMASELSG is encoded by the coding sequence ATGACATTGGAAATGGTGTTGATCGCGGCTGCCGGCCTCTTCAGCGTGGGCCTCTATGGTGCGCTGTCGCAGCAGGTGGTGGTCATGGTGATGATGGGCCTGGAACTGATGCTCAACGGCGTGATCCTCGCCGCGGCCGGATTCTGGTGGTTCCTCGCACCGGTGCCGGACGGCCAGGTGCTGCTGCTGGTGGTGATCGCTGCCATGACCGTGGAAATGGCGATGGGCTTCGCGGTGGCCACGCTGCTGCACCGCGCCCGGAATACGGACATGACCGAGATGGCCTCGGAGCTATCCGGATGA
- a CDS encoding proton-conducting transporter membrane subunit, with product MSALLLSLIVLPAVAGTGLAVTGRRADRAAPAVAVVVGVLVLALAGLAAAASAAAPEPSFSVPFMAGSAFGVGVDALSAVLLPAVAGVTLLVLLFAGAAGTTNPARFHGLMLIFTAAVLITLTATTLPTLLFAWEIMGAASYALIGFHWSEQHRMSSGLTAFITTRTADLGLYLAAGAAMAGAATGAGTAGSGPAGAGPAGAGPVGAGTADGTESMVLAGLAGLPEPWRDIAAAGLLAAGLGKAAQLPFSFWLSRAMDGPSAVSALLHSAAMVAMGGYLLLRVEPLLAATGWAANAAAWAGAATAVVLGVVALAQTDLKQLLAASTAAQLGYVVMAAGVGNAAGGAAHLMAHAATKSGLFLAAGAWLAALGTKKLAGLRGAGRRWPVLGAGFTVGALSLAGIAPLSLWATKDNILTAALEHSVPLYMAGLAGAVLAAAYAAKAAALIWKPALPESSALYDAEEHGSRRITSGQTVPVLVLAAGAALAGLLVFGPGGALLRKSLGSGDSAVESGPLELAVSAVLALAVVGLIWRFPTRLPALGTATGWLGMEHAAHAVLVRPVLAAAQHLARFDDAVLDRGVERAAAFALRASGGAAAADAVLDRGVDASAAATSRLAGGSAIVDATIDDGVETLALAVRHAGSAAPRPQTGQVHHYYVQAALVLVAAAVLLILVR from the coding sequence ATGAGCGCGCTGCTGCTGTCACTGATTGTGCTTCCGGCAGTGGCAGGGACCGGCCTGGCCGTGACCGGACGCCGGGCAGACCGAGCGGCGCCAGCCGTCGCCGTCGTCGTCGGCGTGCTGGTGCTCGCGCTGGCGGGTCTGGCTGCGGCCGCGAGCGCCGCAGCACCCGAACCGTCGTTTTCGGTGCCGTTCATGGCCGGGTCCGCGTTCGGGGTTGGTGTCGATGCGTTGAGCGCGGTGCTGCTCCCGGCGGTTGCCGGCGTCACCTTGCTGGTCCTGCTCTTCGCGGGAGCCGCCGGAACCACGAATCCGGCCAGGTTCCACGGCCTGATGCTGATTTTCACCGCGGCCGTGCTGATCACCCTGACCGCCACGACTCTGCCCACCTTGTTGTTCGCTTGGGAGATCATGGGCGCGGCCTCGTACGCGCTGATCGGCTTCCACTGGTCGGAACAGCACCGGATGTCCTCCGGGCTGACGGCGTTTATTACCACCCGCACGGCGGACCTCGGCCTGTACCTCGCCGCCGGGGCCGCAATGGCCGGCGCCGCGACCGGAGCAGGCACCGCCGGATCAGGCCCCGCCGGAGCAGGCCCCGCCGGAGCAGGCCCCGTCGGAGCAGGCACCGCCGACGGAACCGAGTCCATGGTCCTGGCCGGCCTCGCCGGACTGCCCGAACCCTGGCGGGACATCGCCGCCGCCGGACTCCTGGCCGCCGGGCTGGGCAAGGCCGCGCAGCTGCCGTTCAGCTTCTGGCTCTCCCGGGCCATGGACGGCCCCAGCGCCGTCAGCGCCCTGCTGCACTCGGCGGCCATGGTGGCGATGGGCGGCTACCTGCTGCTGAGGGTCGAGCCGCTGCTGGCCGCGACCGGATGGGCGGCAAACGCCGCGGCCTGGGCCGGCGCCGCCACCGCCGTGGTGCTCGGCGTGGTGGCACTGGCCCAGACGGACCTGAAACAACTCCTGGCCGCTTCCACCGCGGCGCAGCTGGGCTACGTCGTGATGGCCGCCGGCGTCGGAAATGCTGCCGGAGGCGCGGCGCACCTGATGGCCCACGCCGCCACCAAAAGCGGGCTGTTTCTCGCCGCCGGGGCGTGGCTCGCCGCGCTCGGGACCAAGAAGCTCGCCGGGCTGCGCGGGGCAGGTCGCCGCTGGCCGGTCCTCGGCGCCGGGTTCACGGTCGGCGCGCTGAGCCTCGCCGGGATCGCCCCGCTGTCCCTGTGGGCCACCAAGGACAACATCCTCACCGCCGCCCTCGAGCATTCGGTGCCGTTATATATGGCGGGCCTGGCCGGCGCAGTTCTCGCCGCCGCCTACGCAGCGAAGGCCGCCGCCCTCATCTGGAAGCCGGCGCTGCCGGAATCCTCCGCCCTGTACGACGCCGAGGAGCATGGCAGCCGCCGGATCACCTCCGGGCAGACTGTCCCGGTGCTGGTCCTGGCCGCGGGCGCGGCCCTCGCCGGGCTGCTGGTGTTCGGCCCCGGCGGCGCCCTGCTGCGGAAGTCGCTCGGGAGCGGGGACAGCGCCGTGGAGTCCGGTCCGCTGGAACTGGCCGTCTCCGCCGTACTGGCCCTCGCCGTCGTTGGCCTGATCTGGCGCTTCCCAACCCGGCTCCCCGCACTGGGTACCGCGACAGGTTGGCTGGGCATGGAACACGCGGCGCACGCCGTCCTCGTCCGCCCGGTCCTGGCCGCGGCGCAACATCTGGCCCGTTTCGATGACGCCGTGCTGGACCGTGGCGTCGAGCGGGCCGCCGCCTTCGCGCTGCGGGCCTCCGGCGGCGCGGCAGCGGCGGACGCCGTCCTGGACCGGGGCGTGGACGCGAGCGCCGCGGCAACGTCACGGTTGGCGGGCGGGTCGGCAATCGTTGACGCCACCATCGACGACGGCGTCGAGACCCTCGCCCTGGCGGTCCGGCACGCCGGCTCCGCCGCCCCGCGTCCGCAGACCGGTCAGGTCCATCATTACTACGTCCAAGCGGCCCTGGTCCTGGTGGCCGCCGCCGTCCTACTGATCCTCGTGAGGTGA
- a CDS encoding NuoM family protein has product MLGFIGLYLGAEPHTFDIPELLRADALRNNPAGVWVLGAIIVGLAVKTPTVPFHTWLPPAHTDAPATGSAVLAGVLLKMGTYGFVRIAMPLLPDAWRALAPVLITVGVVSVLYGALVALAQSDLKRMIAYTSVNHMGYIVLALGAAGAAGGSATAARETAVTGAVTQMVSHGLITGALFLLAGVLHSRAGTYSMGAFGGLAAPAPRFAAFFAVGAFASLGLPGFSGFIAEFQIFAGSIGTVPLTALALPGILITAALFLRALQRVFTGPTTGKAAGFADLRPAEAWSAGGLLVLSVLIGLFPVPLLDVIAPASAALVGVAGG; this is encoded by the coding sequence CTGCTCGGGTTCATCGGGCTCTACCTCGGCGCCGAACCGCATACCTTCGACATTCCGGAGCTGCTGCGCGCCGATGCGCTGCGGAACAACCCGGCCGGGGTCTGGGTGCTCGGCGCCATCATTGTCGGGCTGGCCGTCAAGACCCCCACTGTTCCCTTCCACACCTGGCTGCCGCCCGCGCACACCGATGCCCCGGCCACCGGGTCCGCGGTCCTCGCCGGGGTGCTGCTGAAGATGGGCACCTACGGCTTCGTCCGGATCGCGATGCCGCTGCTGCCGGATGCGTGGCGGGCCTTGGCACCGGTACTGATCACCGTCGGTGTGGTGTCCGTGCTGTACGGGGCGCTGGTGGCGCTGGCGCAGAGCGACCTGAAACGGATGATCGCTTACACCTCGGTCAACCACATGGGCTACATCGTCCTCGCGCTTGGCGCTGCGGGAGCCGCCGGCGGGAGCGCGACGGCAGCGCGGGAGACCGCGGTGACCGGGGCCGTGACGCAGATGGTCAGCCATGGCCTGATCACCGGCGCGCTATTCCTGCTCGCCGGCGTCCTGCACAGCCGCGCCGGAACCTACAGCATGGGCGCGTTCGGCGGCCTGGCCGCGCCCGCCCCGCGGTTTGCGGCGTTCTTCGCGGTGGGCGCGTTTGCCTCCCTCGGGCTCCCGGGCTTCAGCGGGTTCATCGCCGAATTCCAGATCTTCGCCGGCAGCATCGGCACGGTCCCGCTGACGGCGCTCGCGTTGCCCGGCATCCTCATCACGGCGGCGCTGTTCCTGCGGGCCCTGCAGCGGGTGTTCACCGGACCCACCACGGGCAAGGCTGCCGGTTTCGCGGACCTGCGCCCGGCGGAGGCGTGGTCCGCGGGCGGGCTGCTGGTGCTCTCGGTACTGATCGGGCTGTTCCCCGTCCCATTGCTGGACGTCATCGCCCCGGCGTCGGCCGCGCTCGTCGGCGTGGCGGGAGGCTAG
- a CDS encoding NADH-quinone oxidoreductase subunit N: protein MNSGADALGLLPELFLLAGAVIALLAGSFVARDRQWISRGIAVVALTASAVAAALAYASVSFSAAPPAGSMAESMGGSMAGSLSVYDGSYLLDGGTAAGRLIVVVSALLVICLGVDELRGTARESETYALILLASLGAVVLSGAADLLVLAVGFLLASIPLYALIGIGGTKAGAEAALKTYLLGALFGILLLLGVTVLYAVAGTTSYAGLRGGLATAAPAVVGVGLVGVLAGLMFKAGAVPGHFWVPDAAEGAGTAAAAFATTVPKIGGFLAAYRLLEIMPGTVRWPLLIALLSVLTMTLGNLAAYTQTNPRRLLGWSTVSQAGYLLMPVAVAGSVPLALPSLVVFLAGYAVSNLAAFAVIGAYPDRRELRAYEGLAAARPRHAVALAVALLSLVGTPPTAVFLGKLTVFTAAWDGDFWWLTVAAAVNTVISLFYYLRWLAPAFRAASPDSPGAGDFTPQPWAGRTAVAGAVLILVVGIGAGLAWAAVAVPLPG, encoded by the coding sequence ATGAACTCGGGCGCCGACGCGCTGGGCCTGCTTCCGGAACTGTTTTTGCTGGCCGGGGCCGTCATCGCGCTGCTGGCAGGCTCGTTCGTGGCGCGGGACCGGCAGTGGATCAGCCGGGGCATTGCGGTAGTGGCCCTGACGGCGAGCGCCGTCGCTGCCGCTCTCGCCTACGCCTCTGTTTCGTTCAGCGCAGCGCCGCCAGCCGGGTCCATGGCCGAGTCTATGGGCGGCTCCATGGCTGGGTCCCTGTCCGTCTATGACGGCAGCTATCTCCTCGACGGCGGCACCGCGGCCGGGCGGCTGATTGTGGTGGTGTCCGCGCTCCTGGTGATCTGCCTCGGGGTCGATGAGCTCCGCGGGACCGCCAGGGAAAGCGAAACGTACGCGCTGATCCTCCTGGCTTCCCTCGGCGCGGTGGTGCTGTCCGGCGCGGCAGATCTGTTGGTGCTGGCGGTGGGCTTCCTGCTCGCCAGCATCCCGCTGTACGCCCTGATCGGGATCGGCGGTACCAAGGCCGGAGCCGAAGCCGCGTTAAAGACCTACCTGTTGGGCGCCCTGTTCGGGATCCTGCTGCTGCTCGGCGTAACGGTGCTGTATGCGGTCGCCGGGACGACGTCGTACGCCGGGCTCCGCGGCGGGCTCGCCACAGCCGCGCCCGCCGTCGTCGGGGTCGGGCTGGTGGGTGTACTGGCCGGGTTGATGTTCAAGGCCGGCGCCGTCCCGGGTCATTTCTGGGTCCCCGACGCCGCCGAGGGCGCGGGCACCGCGGCGGCGGCGTTCGCCACGACGGTGCCGAAGATCGGTGGTTTCCTGGCCGCCTACCGGCTGCTGGAGATCATGCCGGGCACAGTGCGCTGGCCGCTGCTGATCGCCCTGCTGTCCGTGCTCACCATGACGCTGGGAAACCTGGCCGCGTACACGCAGACCAACCCGCGCCGGCTGCTGGGCTGGTCCACTGTCAGCCAGGCCGGGTACCTGCTGATGCCGGTCGCGGTGGCCGGGTCGGTGCCGCTGGCCCTGCCTTCGCTTGTGGTGTTCCTTGCCGGGTACGCGGTCAGCAACCTCGCGGCGTTTGCCGTGATCGGGGCGTATCCGGACCGGCGCGAACTCCGCGCGTATGAGGGCCTGGCGGCAGCGCGCCCGCGGCACGCCGTGGCCCTGGCGGTGGCGCTGCTCAGCCTGGTGGGCACCCCGCCCACCGCGGTTTTCCTCGGGAAACTGACCGTGTTTACGGCGGCGTGGGACGGCGACTTCTGGTGGCTCACGGTCGCGGCCGCGGTCAATACCGTGATCAGCCTGTTCTACTACCTGCGCTGGCTCGCCCCGGCCTTCCGGGCCGCGTCACCGGACTCCCCTGGCGCCGGCGACTTCACGCCGCAGCCGTGGGCCGGCCGGACCGCCGTCGCTGGGGCGGTCCTGATCCTGGTTGTGGGGATTGGCGCGGGTCTCGCCTGGGCTGCGGTCGCTGTGCCGCTGCCCGGATAG
- a CDS encoding sortase domain-bontaining protein, which produces MRDNRSLEVPPDGPGAPASWYDGSPTPGERGPAVLLGHVNAVGGGPGVFANLRSLTAGTPLTIQRADGSTATFTVDRAAAYSKNTFPTLEVYGNTSAAELRLITCDGYDPATGLFNDNYVIYATLQT; this is translated from the coding sequence CTGCGGGACAACAGATCACTGGAGGTACCACCGGACGGTCCCGGAGCGCCGGCCAGTTGGTATGACGGATCGCCCACCCCGGGCGAACGCGGACCGGCCGTCCTGCTGGGCCACGTCAACGCCGTCGGCGGAGGCCCCGGAGTGTTCGCGAACCTCCGCAGCCTCACCGCCGGAACACCCCTGACCATCCAGCGGGCCGACGGTTCCACCGCAACGTTCACCGTTGACCGCGCCGCCGCGTACAGCAAGAACACGTTCCCGACCCTGGAGGTCTACGGGAATACCTCGGCGGCCGAACTGCGGCTGATCACGTGCGACGGATACGATCCGGCCACTGGACTGTTCAACGACAACTACGTCATCTACGCCACGCTACAAACCTGA
- a CDS encoding cupredoxin domain-containing protein yields MNIGHRVWIIAAAAGLAGLTGCSSPGGDAASQGPTPSSASSTQAPSAAATPGSTSEPSKAPAAAGETKITIKDFAYEMPASVAPGATITVTNEDTAPHTVTAKDGGAFNAQVAAGETATFTAPEEPGEYAIICTFHPRMSGTLIVK; encoded by the coding sequence ATGAATATAGGTCACCGAGTATGGATCATCGCAGCCGCGGCAGGGCTTGCCGGCCTCACCGGATGCAGCTCACCGGGCGGTGATGCAGCCAGCCAAGGACCCACTCCGTCCAGCGCATCCTCGACTCAAGCACCATCGGCGGCGGCAACGCCGGGATCGACCAGCGAACCCTCTAAGGCTCCAGCGGCTGCCGGCGAAACCAAGATCACCATCAAAGACTTCGCTTATGAGATGCCGGCATCCGTCGCTCCCGGAGCGACGATTACGGTGACCAATGAGGACACCGCCCCGCACACGGTGACCGCCAAGGACGGTGGCGCGTTCAATGCGCAGGTGGCGGCCGGGGAAACCGCGACCTTCACAGCCCCCGAGGAACCGGGCGAGTACGCCATCATCTGCACCTTCCATCCTCGGATGTCCGGGACGCTGATCGTCAAATGA
- a CDS encoding S8 family serine peptidase: MKKLVLAGFAALTLAFGGLTFALPSDAAAQPSLIAGQIMVKFHDDRAAAGVLRQHGLSQGAGIGSTGAHLIKVPAGKELQLIAALSRNTAVQYAEPDELVTAATADEYFPRQYALQNTGQPFTNTAGTLAVAGGKADADVDAVEAWAVTTGGGTKVAIIDSGVASDNPDIAAKVVARANFSTAATGEDNYGHGTHVAGIVAATANNTIGVAGMCPDCTILDAKVLNDSGSGSTSAIANGINWAVSNGAKVINMSLGQRTSSKTLETAVNNAWNQGAVLVAAAGNTGSQSKIYPGAYPNVIAVAATDNTDAKASFSTYGSWVDVAAPGVNVYSTFPNHPFYIATENGRSQGYDVGNGTSMASPIVAATAALAWSSHTGATNTSVRANVESTADRIPGTGTYWAHGRVNANNAVR; this comes from the coding sequence ATGAAAAAACTTGTTCTTGCCGGTTTCGCAGCGCTCACGTTGGCGTTCGGCGGCCTCACCTTTGCGCTTCCAAGCGACGCGGCGGCCCAGCCGTCACTCATCGCCGGGCAAATTATGGTCAAGTTCCACGACGATCGCGCGGCGGCCGGCGTACTGCGCCAGCATGGCCTCAGTCAGGGCGCCGGTATCGGCAGCACTGGCGCTCACCTCATCAAAGTACCGGCCGGCAAGGAACTGCAACTCATCGCGGCTTTAAGCCGGAACACGGCAGTTCAGTACGCCGAGCCGGATGAGCTGGTTACTGCCGCAACAGCCGACGAATACTTCCCCCGCCAGTACGCCCTGCAAAACACTGGCCAACCGTTTACCAACACTGCCGGCACCCTGGCTGTCGCCGGAGGCAAGGCGGACGCTGATGTCGACGCCGTCGAAGCGTGGGCCGTCACCACCGGTGGCGGCACCAAGGTCGCCATTATCGATTCCGGGGTCGCAAGCGACAACCCGGACATCGCAGCAAAGGTTGTTGCACGCGCCAACTTCAGCACGGCGGCCACCGGTGAAGACAATTACGGCCACGGCACCCACGTCGCCGGTATCGTCGCCGCCACCGCCAACAACACGATTGGCGTGGCCGGTATGTGCCCGGATTGCACGATCCTGGATGCCAAAGTGCTTAACGACAGCGGGTCCGGCTCCACGTCGGCCATTGCGAATGGCATCAACTGGGCCGTCAGCAACGGCGCCAAGGTCATCAATATGAGCCTCGGGCAGCGCACCTCATCAAAGACCCTCGAAACGGCAGTCAACAACGCCTGGAACCAAGGTGCCGTGCTTGTCGCCGCAGCAGGCAACACCGGCAGCCAGTCGAAGATCTACCCGGGCGCGTATCCGAACGTTATCGCCGTCGCCGCGACCGACAACACCGACGCCAAGGCCTCCTTCTCCACCTACGGGTCCTGGGTGGATGTCGCAGCGCCCGGCGTCAACGTCTACTCCACCTTCCCGAACCACCCGTTCTACATCGCCACCGAGAACGGTCGCTCCCAGGGTTATGACGTGGGTAATGGCACGTCGATGGCCTCACCCATCGTCGCTGCCACCGCCGCGCTTGCCTGGAGCTCACATACCGGCGCCACGAACACCTCGGTCCGCGCCAACGTCGAGTCAACCGCGGACCGAATTCCCGGCACCGGCACCTACTGGGCCCATGGGAGGGTGAACGCCAACAACGCCGTGCGGTAG
- a CDS encoding TetR/AcrR family transcriptional regulator C-terminal domain-containing protein has translation MPPAETPTSGSPHGTKKRLSREIVLSSALELVDSEGLDALTMRRLGQELGRDPMGLYRYAENRAALLDGVSELVLNELAIFPDDPDWQAQLRRIAHDLRLLALRHPNVVPLLVTRPLSTPLGLRPLGTLRPLEQILSLLIDAGFCPADALHVYRAYYGYLYGHILNELQEFVVDPDENEALLRLGLHRLPAKEFPRLRALAPVLSDYDGMAELDEGITILLSGLAARLSPVA, from the coding sequence ATGCCCCCCGCAGAGACCCCGACGTCCGGCTCGCCGCACGGCACCAAGAAGCGGCTCAGCCGTGAGATTGTGCTGTCCTCGGCGCTGGAACTGGTCGATTCCGAAGGGCTCGATGCGCTCACGATGCGCCGGCTCGGGCAGGAACTGGGCCGGGATCCCATGGGGCTGTACCGCTATGCCGAAAACCGCGCTGCGCTCCTGGATGGCGTCTCGGAGCTGGTCCTGAACGAACTGGCCATCTTCCCCGATGACCCGGACTGGCAGGCCCAGCTCCGGCGCATCGCCCATGACCTGCGCCTCCTGGCGCTCCGGCACCCCAACGTGGTGCCCCTGCTGGTGACCCGCCCGCTGTCCACCCCCTTGGGCCTTCGCCCGCTGGGAACGCTGCGGCCCTTGGAACAGATTCTGTCCCTGTTGATCGATGCCGGCTTTTGTCCGGCCGATGCCCTCCACGTCTACCGCGCCTACTACGGCTACCTGTACGGTCACATCCTCAACGAGCTGCAGGAGTTCGTTGTGGACCCGGACGAGAACGAAGCCCTTCTCCGCCTGGGCCTGCACCGGTTGCCGGCCAAGGAGTTCCCCCGGCTGCGCGCCCTCGCCCCGGTCCTGTCCGACTACGACGGGATGGCAGAACTCGACGAGGGCATCACCATCCTGCTTTCCGGCCTCGCCGCCCGCCTCTCGCCTGTCGCGTAG
- a CDS encoding HNH endonuclease gives MTLLELNRIFWTRLALGLASAAVTVWLFFAAGLAFVQQAPAVAALFAAIAADAPVAEGQQSPVTAALYAFAVPMLEAAIVPAILTVVLRIVAAVIRSRDRRRRDPLRRFTSQQRREGMTRAGGRCEMEAAFWRRCTRRAEQGDHFYPWSKGGSTTVLNFVAACPRCNGAKAARIPTPWTQRKLENRRLAYVASPDAARVGERQELPVETRQAAARSLVD, from the coding sequence ATGACATTGCTGGAACTTAACCGTATTTTCTGGACGCGGCTGGCACTCGGGCTTGCTTCGGCGGCCGTGACCGTATGGCTCTTCTTCGCCGCCGGACTGGCGTTTGTGCAGCAAGCACCAGCTGTCGCGGCGTTGTTCGCGGCGATTGCCGCGGATGCGCCCGTCGCTGAAGGCCAGCAGTCGCCCGTCACCGCAGCGCTCTACGCCTTTGCTGTCCCCATGCTCGAGGCCGCCATCGTGCCGGCCATCCTCACCGTCGTCCTGAGGATCGTCGCCGCCGTTATCCGTTCACGGGATCGACGACGCCGGGATCCCCTGCGGCGGTTCACCAGCCAGCAGCGGCGCGAGGGGATGACGCGGGCCGGTGGCCGCTGTGAAATGGAGGCCGCCTTCTGGCGACGCTGTACCCGCCGCGCCGAACAGGGAGACCACTTCTATCCCTGGTCCAAGGGAGGATCCACCACCGTGCTCAACTTTGTCGCGGCGTGCCCCCGATGCAACGGCGCGAAGGCGGCAAGGATCCCCACACCGTGGACGCAGCGCAAGCTGGAAAACCGGCGGCTCGCATACGTCGCCTCACCTGACGCCGCCCGGGTTGGTGAGCGGCAGGAGCTTCCGGTCGAAACTAGGCAGGCAGCGGCTAGGTCGTTGGTGGACTAA
- a CDS encoding DUF4230 domain-containing protein has product MYIYDQDRGILDRIVDAFETPEQAELYQLAETKLAAAAEVSELRKQAAENTKAMLTGMFDSLGIRATFINDDSDEAVLIKSILIQILTVTN; this is encoded by the coding sequence ATATATATATACGATCAGGACCGCGGTATTTTAGACCGGATCGTCGATGCGTTCGAGACGCCCGAGCAGGCGGAGCTCTACCAACTCGCCGAGACGAAACTGGCCGCCGCCGCCGAGGTGTCGGAGCTTCGGAAACAGGCTGCTGAGAACACCAAAGCCATGCTGACCGGCATGTTCGACTCGCTCGGAATCCGCGCCACCTTCATCAACGACGACTCCGACGAAGCCGTGTTGATCAAGTCGATTTTGATCCAAATCCTCACAGTGACCAACTGA
- a CDS encoding transposase family protein — protein sequence MSERRAVTRKMAADYARAKRVRKGQVLDELVALTGWHRDYARAALREALKLKVVRARAPRAGKYDDAALMPALRICWAVERAPAGKRLAPFLPVLVPLLRAEKALDLTDPQAVLLAGMSAATIDRKMTADRTRLVLRGKSHTKPGSLLRDQITVRTWADWDSTVPGFEEIDLVGHEGGNSSGEFCFTLTVTDIATGWTINRAVPNKARKWVLEAIDYVLGRFPFPVVGIDSDNGSEFINHHLLAYCEEHRITFTRSRAGNKNDGCYVEQKNWSRVRELVGYYRYDTAAELATLNEIWELDATFTNYLMPQQKLLLKDRVGARVIKKHDTAKTPHQPAVLRTEIRQRPVITMNAAFKRIKPLALSRQISALTAQLETFALAKKAPRTLPVPADATNGAHPPHQLAGG from the coding sequence ATGAGTGAGCGCAGGGCGGTGACGAGGAAAATGGCTGCTGATTATGCCCGTGCGAAGCGGGTGCGCAAGGGCCAGGTTCTGGACGAGTTGGTGGCTTTGACCGGCTGGCACCGGGACTATGCGCGTGCGGCTCTGCGGGAGGCGCTGAAGCTGAAAGTGGTTCGTGCCCGTGCCCCGCGGGCCGGTAAATACGATGATGCTGCCCTGATGCCTGCGCTGCGGATCTGCTGGGCCGTGGAGAGGGCGCCGGCCGGTAAGCGGCTGGCCCCGTTCCTGCCGGTACTGGTGCCGCTGTTGCGGGCGGAGAAGGCCCTTGACTTGACCGACCCCCAGGCTGTGTTGCTGGCGGGGATGAGCGCGGCCACGATCGACCGGAAGATGACCGCGGATCGGACCAGGCTGGTGCTGCGGGGCAAGTCCCATACCAAGCCCGGGTCTCTCCTGCGGGATCAGATCACGGTGCGCACCTGGGCCGACTGGGACAGCACCGTTCCCGGTTTCGAGGAGATCGATCTGGTCGGCCACGAAGGAGGCAACAGCTCCGGGGAGTTCTGCTTCACCCTCACGGTGACAGACATCGCCACCGGGTGGACGATCAACCGTGCCGTGCCTAACAAGGCCCGCAAATGGGTGCTCGAAGCTATCGACTACGTCCTGGGACGGTTTCCGTTTCCCGTTGTTGGGATCGATTCGGACAACGGGTCTGAGTTCATCAACCACCACCTTCTCGCCTACTGCGAGGAGCACCGCATCACGTTCACCCGGTCCCGGGCAGGGAACAAGAACGATGGCTGCTACGTCGAGCAAAAGAACTGGTCCCGGGTCCGTGAACTCGTCGGCTACTACCGCTACGACACGGCCGCTGAGCTGGCCACACTCAACGAAATCTGGGAACTGGACGCGACGTTCACGAACTACCTCATGCCCCAGCAGAAACTCCTCCTCAAGGACCGCGTCGGCGCCCGGGTGATCAAGAAACACGACACCGCCAAAACACCGCACCAACCCGCCGTTCTCCGGACCGAGATACGTCAACGCCCGGTCATCACCATGAACGCGGCATTCAAACGCATCAAGCCGCTGGCACTCTCACGGCAAATCAGCGCACTGACCGCCCAGCTGGAAACCTTCGCCCTGGCAAAGAAAGCGCCCCGCACCCTCCCGGTCCCAGCGGACGCCACAAACGGGGCCCATCCGCCACACCAGCTAGCCGGAGGTTAA